ATTGACAAAAATTATATATCAGCAAGAAATGCGGCAAGCTCAGCTGATTTAGCTTTTGCGGTGATTGAAAATTTAGGTTCAAAAGAAGTGGCAGAAAAAATTAAAAACGGATTCTACGCTTAAGTTTATAGTATTTTTTCAATTTCAGCATTAACTTCTTCGCTTTTTTCAAAAAAAATTGCATGGCCTGTGTTTTCTAATTTTATAATTTTTTGTCCAAAAATTATTGCAACTTTTTCCAAGCTTTTCAATGAAACAAAATTGTCTTTAACTCCAGCAATTAAAAGATAGTTGTTTTTTTGCTTATAAAGCGGCAAAAGCACATTTTTATGTCAATTTAGATTAAGAATTTGGTTAAAGACAATATTTGAAAAAACCCCTTCTTTTTTTTCTACAGCTCTAAAAAATTTAGTTGCATTTTCCGCTAAATTATTTTTATAGCCAAATTTGTTTTCATAAACAAGATTTGCAAGTGAGTTTTTTGCTTGTTCTAAGTTTTTTGGCAACAGTCACAACCCTAATTTTTTCAGCTCATTTTCTAAATCATGTTCAAAAATATAAGGATTTAATGGAGCAACCAAAACCGCTTTTTTAGCTAATTTTTCTTTAAAAACATCCAATGCAATTGTTGCTCCAAGCGAGTGACCAACGACAATTTCAATCTTCAAATTTAAGGTTTTTATAAATTCCCTTGCAATTTTCTGGTAATATTCAACACTTATATCACCATTACTTGTGCTTTGGCCACAACCAGGAAAATCAAAAGTTATAATATCATATTTGCGGTATTTATTTTTTCTAAGCTGAAAAATAAAGTTATGACTTGAGTTAAAACCATGTAAAAAAAGAACTTTTGGCCTATTATTTTCTTCTAAAAAGTAGAAAATTTCTTCATTTTTGACCTGGATTTTTTTATTGGCTTGCATTTATTTTTTAATTACCAAAAATTGTATCTAAAATTTCATTAAGTGGAATTAATCCAAAATATTCTTCTAAATTATCTATATTTCCCAACTCTTTTTCGAGACTGTTGCGGCTAAATTCTTTGCTTTCAAGAATAACCTGAATTTCCTCAATTGATCGTTTCGACAAAAAATCACCCTCAAATTTAATTTTTGTAATTAAATTTTTTTCTATATTTGCAAGCACTTTTAAAATCCCCGCGCTAGTTCGCTTTGTATTTTCATAACTAAAAAAAGGATTTGTACCAAAAACTCAATTTTTAGATTTTCTAAATTCACTTATCTGGTGAAAATTTTCCTGATTTGAAATTCCATTTTCAAAATAATTTTCAACATCATCTGATTTTGTTTTGTATTTTTTTTCGAAAAACGAAATTAGTCGAAAAATAAATTCATTATCATCGATTTGTTCTTCCATTTCGTGAAGAATATTTGTTACTCGTTGTCGCACAGATTTAATCCCTTTTGATTCAATTTTAAGTTTGTTAGGTTTTAAAACTTGTGCTAATTTGGCTAAATTAGCATTAAACAAAATTGTTCCATGATGAACAATTTTATCCTTGTAAATTATTTGCGCGTTTCCGGAAACTTTTGCTCCATTAACAATTAAATCGTTTCTGCCTTTAAATTCTGCTTTTAAACCTAGTAATCTAAAAAATTCAATTATTGGTTCTAAAAATTTTTGATAACTATGGTTCTGTTTTCCAGTTATAAAAGAAAAATTAATATTGCCTAAATCATGATAAACAGCTCCTCCCCCTGAAAGTCTACGGTAAATTTCAATATTTTCTTTTTTAACTTCCTCAAGTTTGATTTCTTCATAAATATTCTGATTTCTACCAATAAT
The sequence above is a segment of the Mesomycoplasma flocculare ATCC 27399 genome. Coding sequences within it:
- a CDS encoding alpha/beta fold hydrolase, which gives rise to MQANKKIQVKNEEIFYFLEENNRPKVLFLHGFNSSHNFIFQLRKNKYRKYDIITFDFPGCGQSTSNGDISVEYYQKIAREFIKTLNLKIEIVVGHSLGATIALDVFKEKLAKKAVLVAPLNPYIFEHDLENELKKLGLWLLPKNLEQAKNSLANLVYENKFGYKNNLAENATKFFRAVEKKEGVFSNIVFNQILNLNWHKNVLLPLYKQKNNYLLIAGVKDNFVSLKSLEKVAIIFGQKIIKLENTGHAIFFEKSEEVNAEIEKIL
- a CDS encoding lipoate--protein ligase, with the protein product MKIYTTKNKSPFYTLVCEEIILKDEQNHDDILYLYQHKNAIIIGRNQNIYEEIKLEEVKKENIEIYRRLSGGGAVYHDLGNINFSFITGKQNHSYQKFLEPIIEFFRLLGLKAEFKGRNDLIVNGAKVSGNAQIIYKDKIVHHGTILFNANLAKLAQVLKPNKLKIESKGIKSVRQRVTNILHEMEEQIDDNEFIFRLISFFEKKYKTKSDDVENYFENGISNQENFHQISEFRKSKNWVFGTNPFFSYENTKRTSAGILKVLANIEKNLITKIKFEGDFLSKRSIEEIQVILESKEFSRNSLEKELGNIDNLEEYFGLIPLNEILDTIFGN